From the genome of Agromyces intestinalis:
ACGAGCACCCGTCCCTCGAGGTCGGCGGGCACCGCGTGCGGGATGAGCCCGTCGAGCGCGAGCGCGAGGGTCGACTTGCCGCATCCCGATGGCCCGAGGACCAGCACCACCTCACCCGGGCGGATCTCGAGCGTGACGCCGTCGGGCGTCGCGCGATCGGCGCCGTCGTGGCGGATGCGCACCTCGTGGAGCTCGATGAGCGGAACAGGGGTCATGGGCATCCAGTCATGGAGGGGCCGAAGCAGAACTCAGGCAAGCCTAACTTCTCTGCCCGTACCGGCGGCGGGCGCAGGCGTCGCGATCAGGGCCGAGCCGGGGGTTGCCCGCCGCCCGTGCCCGAGCCGCCGCGGGGCGCGCCGCCGCCGGGCGCGCCCCCGCCGCCGGGCCCGCCACCCGGCATCCCCGTCGAGACCTGCTCTCCCGCGACCGCCGAACCGATGCGGGCACCGTCGGCGGTGACCGAGTAGGTCTGGCCGTTCTCCAGCTCGGGCGACGAGAACGTCACCGAGCCGGCCTGCTTCGCGGTGGTCACGGTGCCGAGCGGGGTGCCGTCGGCCGCGGTGACCTGCAGCTCCGTACCGGCGGGCACGGACCGGTCGAGCGCGACGAGCACCGAGGCCTGCGAGGCATCCGCGCCCGGTGCCATCGCCATGCCCGCGCTGCCGACGGCCATCAGCGTGCCGCCCGTGATGTCGAACGTGCCGTCGTAGTCGAGCGCGGCGTTGTCGTTCGCGGTCGGACCCTGCACGGTGACGGTGCCGCCCGACATCGACACCGAGCCGTTCACGTCGATGCCGTCGCCGTCGGCGTCGACCTCGAGGGTGCCGCCCGTGATGGCGAGGGTCAGCGCGTCGGCGGTCGACGCGAGGTCGCCGGCCGACACGTTCACCCCGTCGTCGGATGCCGCGACCCGCGTGCGTCCGCCCGAGATCGAGATCGCCGAGCCCTCGAGGCCCTCGTACGACGAGATCACGTCGACCGTGCCGCCCGAGACGGTGAGCGCGACATCCGCATGCACGCCGTCGTCGCCGGCCGCGACCTCGATCACGCCCTCGGCGAGGTGTGCGCTGTTGTCGGTGTGGATCGCGTCCTCGGCGGCGTCGACGGTGACCGATCCGCCGTCGACGACGACGTAGACCCGACCCTTCAGGCCCTTGGCCGATGCGCCATCGGCGATCGACGCCTCGTGGCCGCCGCCCGAGGTGACGTCGAGCGAGCCGCCCCACACCACGACGTCGGTCGCGGCATCCAGGCCGTCGCCGCCCGCGTCGACCGAGACGTCGCCGCCGCCGATCGCGAGGTATCCGCGGTCGGCGTCCTCCTCGTTGTCGGCCTTCAGACCGTCTCCGCCGGCCGTCACCGTGATCGTTCCGGCGTCGACCTGCACCTCGTCTCTGCCACGGATGCCGTCGTCGACCGCATCGACCGTGATCGCGCCGCCGGTGATGCGCAGGCCGTCTTTGCTCGCGATGCCGTCGTTGCCGTTGCCGTGCACGGTGAGTTCGCCGGTGCCCGCCGACTCGGCCGCGATCACCAGGTCGGTCGCGCTGAACAACGCCGCGTTCACGTCGGCGCCGTCATCGTACGACGCCGTGTCGGCGAGGGTGTTCGAGCTGCCGTCGGCCAGCACGACCTGCACCCGCCCGGCCGCGGTCACCGCGATCGCCGCCGACGAGTCGCTCGAGATCTCGACACCGTCGAGCACGAGCCGCACGAGGTCGTCACCGGCGACGTCGACCACGACCTGCCCGTCGAGGTCGCCCGTGAGGCGGTAGGTGCCGGCGGCGCCGATGGTCACCGTGCCGTCCGCGACCGAGACCGCGTCGGCGTTCGCCCCCGAGCCCACCCGTGCCGTGGAGCCCGACAGCGTGATCGCCACCTCGTCGGCGGTCGACCAGGTGTCGTCGCCGTCCTCGCCGGGCGCGGCCTCGTTGTCGGCCATCACCTCGGCGGCGGTCGCGCCGGCGTCGACAGCGTCGACGGTCGCGAGTTCGACGGATGGCTCGGAACCGCCGCCTGCGGTCGCGCCGATGCCTGCGGTGCCGACGCCCGTGCAGCTCGCGAGCACGAGCGCGCCGATGAGGGTGAGCGGGGCCGCGACCGCGGCGGTGAGCCAGGGGCGGCGGATGCGTGGGGAGGTCATGGGGTCTCCTTCGTTCGGGGAGTCGTGGGGTTCGCGGATGTCGCGGGGCAGGTCGCCTGGTCGGGCCACCAGGTCGCGGGTGGTCCCGGCTCGCGCCGGGCGTCGGCGAAGTCGCGCGCGAGCACCCGGTGCCAGCGGTTCGACGGCAGGTCGGGGCGCAGGGCCGCGAGCCCCGTGGCGTACTTCGAGATGCGCGCGGGTCGGTGCCCGCACGCCCACAGCGCACGATCGACCTCGCCGGCCGAGGTACCCGACTTCGTCTCGACGATCACCCGGTCGGGCGTGGTCATCGTGGTCGGGAACGACCCGCCGCGACCCCGGTCGACCCAGGTCAGGTCGAGGTCGACCGTTGCCCGGCTCTCGGGCCGGCCCGCGGCCGCGGACACGAGCAGCGTGGCCCGCCGGTAGCGGGTCGTGAGCACCGCGCCGAGGTGCAGGTCGGCCGGGGCGCCGATACCCGAGTCGTCGAGCACCTCACGCGTGTAGGCGTGGCCGTCGCTGCCGAGGGCGGCCGCGGCATCCGGATCGACCGCGACGCGGTCCTTGACCGTCATCGCCCGGCCGCCGCGGGTCTTCACCTCGAGGAACGCGAGGTCCGAGCCGAGGTAGTTGCGCGTGCGCACTTTGAAGCGGCGGCGTCTGCCGCGGGCGGCGAGCGTGAAGCTGATCAGGTCGTCGGTGTCGAAGTACACCGACTCGTACGGCTGGGCGCGGGTGCCGTCGATCTCGAGCGCGAGGGTGCCGGCGGGCAGCCGGTCGAGCACTCGAGGCAGGTCGGCGAGCGGCAGGAGGTACTTGCGGTCGACCCGGGTGAGCAACTCGGCACGGGCGTTGAGCTCCTCGAGGCTCACAGCAGCCAGGGCGCCGAGCGAGGCGAGCGCCTGTTCGCGGGCACCGGGCGCGGTCATCGCGTGACCTCGGCCGCGGACGCGGTCTCGAACGCGGCGACGTCGCGGAGGTCACGGCGGCCCGCCGCGGCGCCGAGCTGCGACGTGATCGAGGCCGCGGCATCCGACCGTTTCGTACCCGGCCGCGGAGCCTCGTAGCGCACGTCGACCGTCGTGGTGTCGTCGACGAGGTCGAGCTGCTCGATGCGCACGCGCAGCACCCGGCCGCCGAGCACCTGCTCGAGGCGGGCCGTGAGTTCGCGCTCGTCGGCGATGGCCTGATCGAGCACGACCGTCTGCTGCCGCGAACGACGGAACAGCGCGGGGTGGTCGCCGATCGCGAGCACGGCGAGCACGAGCGTCATGAGCCCGATCGCGAGCCAGGTCGCAGTGCCCACCAGGCCGCCGATGAGGCCGAGCGCGAGCGCGGCGAAGTAGTACGCCACCTCGTGCTGCTCGATCTCGCGCGAGCGCAGCCGGATGATCGACAGCACCCCGAACAGGCCGAGGCCGAGCCCGGCGCCGACAGCGGTCTGCCCGAGCACGAGCGCGACGGCGAGCACGCCGACGTTGACGGTCAGGTAGGCGACGACGAGGTCGCGCCGGCGATGCCTCGGGAAGTAGAGGCCGAACACCAAGATGGCGATCGCCACGAGGTCGACGGCGATGAGCAGGAGGGACTGGTCCACGTTGGGCTCCGATCGGTTCGATGGGATGCCTCCATCCAGCCGGATCCCGCAAGCCGGGTGCTGTGGGTTCGCCATGCGGAACCTCTGCGTCCCCTGGCGGAGTGCCGAACGTCGATGCATCCGCATCGAGCCGCACCGCCGAGCCCCGGGAATGCCCCGATCAGCATCGGTGTTGTAGCACCTGCGGACGCATCCGAGCGTCCCGAAGGGAGGAGTCCGTGGGCATCAGCTACGTCGAGTTCGAGGACGAGAACGGGGTTCTGCGGCGCTACCGCAAGCACGTGAACGGGCGCGGCCTCGTGGCCACGACCGCGAAGGTCGACCCCACCGCCTTCGTCGACCCGACCGCCTACGTCGACCCCGGAGCCGAAGTCCAGCGCCACGCCGTCATCGGCCCCGGAGGCTGGGTGGACCGCGACGCCATCGTCGCCGAGCGCGCCGAGATCGGGGTGCGCGCCCACGTCGGGCGGGGCGCCGTCGTCGGCCGCAACGCCGTCGTCGGGCCGTACGCGTCGATCGGCGCTGCCGCGCGCGTGCAGAACGGCGCGCGAGTGCCGCGCGAGGCCAAGGTCGCCGAGGGCGACGAGTACCGCGCCTCGACCGAAGACCTGCGCCGGCTCGGCCTCGCGGCCTGAGCGAAGCCGCCGGTCGAGGAGCACGCAGGGCGTATCGAGACCCCGGAGGGCGCGTCACCCGCGCGGTGATCCGCTCGCCGGCGCTCGCTACTCGACCGGCGGGTGGAGCGCGCCCGCCAGCAGCTCGAGGGTCTGCACGCGCCCCGGCGAGGCATCCACCGCCTCGGTCGCGTAGGCGCCCGCCACCGGAACGACCATGACCTCGTCGACCCCGTGCCGCTCGGCGAGATCGCGCACGCGCGCGGCCGCGGCATCCGCATCGCCGATCACCCAGCGCGAGCGGATCGGGGCGATGAGCTCCTCGGCCAGCCCGTCGGCCGGCGCGGTGAGCGCCTCCTCGACGGTCTCGAGTTCGCGCAGCGGTTGGTTCATGCGCATGCGCGCGAACATCCGCAGCTGCGGCAGCGCGCGCTCCTGCGCCTCGGCGGCGGTGGGCGCGACGACCGCGTTCACCGTGAGGAAGGTCTCGGGCACCGGATGCCGCTCGCTCGGCGTGTACCCGTCGCGATACAGCGCCAGCGCGCGCTCGAGGCCCTCGCCCGAGAAGTGGTTGGCGAACACGTACGGCAGTCCGAGCTGCGCGGCGAGCTGGGCCGAGTAGTCGCTCGAGCCGAGCAGCCAGACGGTGGGCGACCCGGCCGCGGCGGGCGTCGCGGTGATCGGGTACTCGCGCCCGTTGGTGAGCCGCAGCGTCGCGCCGTCGGGGTCGAGCAGGCTGATGATGTCGGCGATGTGGTCGGGGAACCGATCGACGTCGGCCGTCGGCCCCGAGATGCGTAGCAACTGCGTGATCACCGGGTCGCTGCCCGGCGCCCGCCCGATGCCGAGGTCGATGCGCCCCGGCGCGATCGCCTCGAGCGCGGCGAACTGCTCGGCGACCACGAGCGGTGCGTGGTTCGGCAGCATGACCCCGCCCGACCCGACCCGGATGCGATCGGTGCGCGCCGCGATCGCGGCCGCGAGCACGGGCGGCGTGGTCGACGCGACCGCGCGCATGTTGTGGTGCTCGGCGAACCAGTAGCGGGTGTAGCCGAGCCGGTCGGCGGCCCGGGCGAGCGCGACCGAGGCGGTCACCGCCTCGGCGCTGGTCTGCCCCGATCGCACGGGTACGAGGTCGAGCACGGAAAGGCGAGGTGAAGCAGGCATCGGATGTCGCAACCGGCCCCGTGCGGCGGGTATTCCTCGTTCGGGGTTCTCCCTGAGCCGATCGGCGGGCTCGCTCTGATTCGAGGCCGGCGTCGGTCGAGTCGAATGGCTCCCGTTGTGCGTCGCGCCGCCCTGTCGGGGCATTCGATCGCGGCGAGACATCCCATCGGAAGGAACCATCCATGAACACCCCTGTGCCCGCCGCCGCTGCGCCCGCTGCCGAACTCTCCACCCCGCCGAGCCTGCGCGAGAGCCTCGCGCGGCTCGCCGCCCGGCTCGATGGCCGCCTGTCCATCCCTGGCGACACCGGCTGGGAGGCCGACCGTGCCGCCTGGAACCTCGCGATCGACCAGCGTCCCGCGGCGGTCGCGGTCGTCGCATCGGTCGCCGACGTCGTGCGCGTCGTCGAGACCGCCCGCGACCTCGGGCTCGCGGTCGTGCCGCAGAGCACCGGCCACAACGCCGGCCCGCTCGTCGACCGCAACGACCTCGCCGACGCGATCCTGCTGCGCACGCACGAACTGCGGGGCGTGACCGTCGACACGTTCGCCCGCACCGCGCGGGTCGAGGCGGGCGCGCAGTGGGGCGACGTCGTCGCCGCGACCGCACCGCACGGCCTCGCCGCGCTCGCCGGGTCGTCGCACGATGTCGGCGTCGTCGGCTACACGCTCGGCGGCGGATTCTCGTGGCTCGCCCGCGCGCACGGCCTCGCCGCGAACCAGGTGCTCGCGGTCGAGCTCGTCACCGCCGACGGTGTGCTGCGCAGGGTCGACGCCGAACACGACGCCGATCTGTTCTGGGCGGTACGCGGCGGCGGAGGCGACTTCGGCGTCGTGACGGCACTGGAGTTCCGCGTGTTCGAGGTGGCCGAGGTGGTCGCGGGCACCCTGTTCTTCCCGATCGAGCGCACCGAGGAGGTGCTGCAGGCGTGGGCGTCGTGGACGCAGGCCGTGCCCGTCAGCGTGACGAGCGTGGGCCGGGTGCTGCGGATCCCCCCGCTGCCCGACCTCCCGCCGTTCCTCTCGGGGCAGTCGTACGTGGTCGTCGAGGCCGCGATGCTCGAGTCCGTCGAGCGCGCCGACGAGCTGCTCGCGCCGCTGCGGGCGCTGGGCCCCGTGATCGACACCGTGCATCCGCAGCCCGCCGCGGAGCTGCTGCAGCTGCACATGGACCCGCCCGGGCCGACGCCCGGCATCGGCGACGGCATGATGCTGCGCGACCTCGACGCCGAGGACCTGGCCGCGGCGGTGCGAGCGTTCGCCCGGGCGGTCGGGCCGGACTCGGGCAGCGCGCTGCTCTCGGCCGAGATCCGTCACCTCGGCGGCACGGTGCGGCCCGAGGCGGCTCGGGCGCGCGCACGGGCGCTCGCCCTGCCCGAGCCGGGAGCGACCGCGGGCTTCGAGGGCGGATACCTCGTCTACGGCGTCGGCATCCCGACCACGGTGCCCGGTGCCGTCGAGGGGCTCATCGCGTCGGTCGGGCGCCTCCTCGCGCAGATCGAGCCGTGGCGCGCCGAGGTCGACTACCTGAACTTCGCCGAGCACGCGCGCCACCCCGAGCGACTCTTCGGCGACGCGATCGATCGGCTGCGTGCGATCAAGCGCACGGTCGACCCGACGGGCGTGATCCGCTCGAACCATCCGGTGCGCTGAGCGCGACGCGAGGGCACGAGATCAGGGGCGATCGGGGGATTCCCCCAGTGACGGGGAACGGCCGGGGGAGTATCGTGACCCGCCTGACCTGATCGGTCAGCTCGGCGGATCGGGGGGATCGATGAGCCGGCTCGGTGACACGCTCGTGACGCTCGGTGGTGCGCGACCCGACGTGATCGGTCGCGCGCCCGGTCAGCGGCAGCGCTACCTCTCGATGGGGCTCGTGCTCATCGCGACCGCGGTGGTCTCGGCTGCGGCCGCCTCGTTCGCGCTGCTCATGGCGCTGACCGCACCCCCATGGGTCGCGGTCGGGGTCGGCATCGCGTGGGGCCTCGTGATCCTCGCGATCGACCGCATGCTCGTCGTCGGGATGCCGCGCCAACCGCGCCCGTCCGCGAACGTGTGGCTCGCCCTGCCGCGAGTCGCGCTCGCACTCGTCATCGGCGTCGTGGTCGCCACCCCGCTCACGCTTCAGGTGTTCGAGCGCGAGATCGCCGCCGAGACCGAGGTCATGGCGCTCGAAGCGAAGCAGGCATTCGAGGAGGAGCTCGCGAACGACCCGCGGTACGCCGAGATCGACGCGCTCGCCGCAAGCGTCGCCGCGCAGCGCGCGCTCATCTCCGACGGCGGCCGCGACGCGCTCGCCGCCGACCCCGACTACGCCGCCGCGCAGGCCGCCACCGCCGCGGCGCAGGCCGCCTACGACGAGGCGAATCGAGTCTGGCTGGCAGAGCTCGACGGCACCGAGGGCACCGGCATCATCGGCGACGGCCCGATCACCCAGTCGAAGAAGCTCGACCGCGACGGCAAGCTCGCCGCGCTCGACGCCGCGAAGGCCGCCGAAGCGGACGCCAAGGCGCAGGCCGAGGCGCGCATCTCGGCAGGCGCAGCCGAGGCCGTCGCCCAGGCCGAGCAGACCCTCGCCGCCGACGAGCAGCGGCTCGACCGGCTCACCGCTGCGCGCGACGTCGAGCAGGCCAGATACGAGGCGGCGGCCGAGCAGGGCGACGGCATGCTCGCCCGGCTCGACGCGCTCTGGCGCATCGGCGAGCGCAACGGCCTGCTCGGGTTCGCGCACCTCATGATCGCGCTGCTGTTCGTGTGCATCGAGCTCATGCCCGTGCTCACGAAGACGCTGCAGAACCTCATGGCGCCGACCGCGTACGACGAGGTCGCCCAGCTCACCGACGACGCCATCGTGGCGTCCGAACGCGAGCGCGCCGATGAGCGACTGCGCGCCGCGCGCGACGAGGCGGCCCCGCGGCTCGATGTCGCCGAGTACCGCGCCGGGCTGCGGCGCGAGTCGGGCCGACGCGTCGCCGAGGCGTTCGTCGCGCGGGCCGAGGAGGCCGAGCTCGCCGCCATCGACGAGTGGGGCGAACAGCGGGCACCGTTCATCGCGACCCGTGCAGTGCGCGAATGGGAGCGCGACCTCGACGGCGCGCCGGTCGAGCCGTCGTCGGCGTGAGTGCCGACCGACCCGGTCGGGGGTGTCGCTCTCGCGTCGGCCTCCCTAGGCTGGGGTGATGCGACACCGCGGTCGCGGGTCGCGACGATTCCCAGGGGGAGGGACGCATGACCGTTCATCACGACATGCCCACCACGGCCGATTTCACCGCCCTCGCCGGTGCCCACCACCCGGCCATCTCGATCTACGCTTCGACGTCGCCGGTCGTCGCCGAGCGTGAGCGTGCCGAGGTCGCCGTGAAGAGCGCGTTCGACGCCGCCATCGAGCAGGTGAAGAGCGGCGGGGCATCCGCAGGCGAGCTCGACGCACTCCGCGCCCGACGCGCCGCGATCCTCGGCGACCAACAGCTCTGGGGCGCCCTCGCGCGGTCGATCGCGATCTTCGTCGCGCCCGACTTCGACGAGGTGTTCGTACTGCCGAACCGGCTCGACGACTCGTGGCATGTCGGCTCCCACTTCACGCTCGGGCAGTTGCTGCGCGCGCCCAGCCAAGACCAGGAGGCGTTCGCCATCACGATCTCGGCGCACGAATGGTCGCTCTGGCACGCGACGCCCGTCGCGCGGGCGGCGAAGCTCGAACTCGACGCGCAAGGCGTGGCGAACCTCGACGAGGCGACGAACCGCGAACCCGACGAGGACCGCCCGCGCGGCGCGCAGCGCGGCACCGCGAGCCAGGGCGGAGCGAGCCGGCTCACGGGCGACGAGGGCCGCAAGACGCTGCTCGACCTCTACGCGAAGCGCGTCGCCGATGTGGTGCGGCGGGCCCTGCACGAACTCGACCCGAACGAGCGTGTGCCGCTCTTCGTGTTCTCGGCCGAGCCGCTGCTCAGCCTCTTCATCGACCGCGCCCGCAATTCGCGCCGGGTCGTCGCGGTGCCCGGCGGCGCCGATCGGCTCACGCCCGCCGAGGTCGACGAGGCGGTGCGCCAGCAACTGGCGAAGCTCAACGTCCACGAGGCGGTGTCGCAGCTGCGCACCCTCGCCGAGGGCAGCGCCGGCCGGGTCGAACGAGATCTCGCCGCGATCGCACGTGAGGCCGCCGACGGCGCGGTCGAGACGCTGTGGTTCGACTTCACCACGTCGGTGAACGGCACCCTCGACCCCGAGTCGGGTGCGATCGAGTTCGCGAGCGGCAACGGCACCGGCGACGCGCTCGCCGACGGCACGCACGCCGGCGACCTGCTGCCCCAGCTCGCCCTGCTCGTGCTGGCCAAGGGCGGCAAGGTGGTCACGGTGCGCGGCGACGACCTCGACGGCGGCGTGTGGGCCGGCCCCGCGATGGCCGAGTTGCGGTACGCGCTGGCGTAGCCGGCCGGTTCAGCGGTCGGCCGGCGGCTCAGCACGTCGGCCGCCCGCTCGGCACGTCGGCCGCCCGCTCGGCGGGAAGGCTTCGGCAGCTTCAGCGAGCGTCGCGCCCGGTCCACCGACCGGGCGCGGAACTCGCGACGCCGACCTGCGCCGCCTCCATCACGGGCACCGTGATCGGCGCGCGATGCGCGAAGCGGATCAGCACCTCGTGTGCCGAGGAGTCCTCGATGAGCGTCTCGACGTCGACGTCGCTCAGCACGCTCGCCGCGGCATCCGACGGCGGGGTCTCGCGCAACTCGAGCCAGAGTTGATCGGGGTGGGGCACGATGCCGGGGTTCGCCGCGACGAGCGCGAGCGACCAGCCCGCAGTGGGGCAGAGCCCGGCGCCGGCGACGCGGATGATGCGCACCCCGCACGACGTCGACGCGGTCGCGGTGAAGTCGACGGCCGAGAACTCGCAGGCGGGCGCGGGCTGCGACGAGTGGATCCGGTGCACTGCCGGCACGAAGGGGATGCGAAGCGGGCGGGTGTTCAGGTCGATGTCCAGGTCGGTCATACCGGCCGACGCTACGGACGGCGCGAGCCCGATGCATCAGGGCTGGCGCTGAGATGCGGATGCCTCGGGGGCCGCGGCATCCGAATAGGCTCGACCCCATGCGATTCGGAATGTTCGTTCCCCAGGGTTGGCGTCACGATCTCGTCGGCATCGAGCCGGCCGAGCACTGGGCGGTGATGCACGGCATCGCCGCGCACGCCGACCGCGAAGACTCGCCGTGGGAGTCGATCTGGGTCTACGACCACTTCCACACCGTGCCGACCCCCTCGCTCACCGAGGCCACCCACGAGGCGTGGTCGCTCGTGAACGCCTACGCGGCGTCGACCTCGCGGGTCCGCATCGGCCAGATGTGCACCTGCATGTCGTATCGCAACCCCGCGTACCTCGCGAAGGTCGCCGCGACTGCCGACCTCGTCTCGGGCGGGCGCGTCGAGATGGGCATCGGCGGTGGATGGTACGAGCACGAGTGGCGCGCGTACGGGTACGGGTTCCCGCCTGTGCGCGAACGGCTGGGGCGGTTGCGCGAGGGCGTCGAGATCATGCGCCAGGCATGGACGACCGGAACCGCGACGCTCGACGGCGAGTACTACCAGGTCGACGGCGCGATCTTCCAGCCGCAGCCCCTGCAGCCCGGCGGCATCCCGTTCTGGATCGCCGGCGGCGGTGAGCAGGTGACGCTGCGCATCGCGGCGAAGTACGCGTCG
Proteins encoded in this window:
- a CDS encoding carbohydrate-binding domain-containing protein — translated: MTSPRIRRPWLTAAVAAPLTLIGALVLASCTGVGTAGIGATAGGGSEPSVELATVDAVDAGATAAEVMADNEAAPGEDGDDTWSTADEVAITLSGSTARVGSGANADAVSVADGTVTIGAAGTYRLTGDLDGQVVVDVAGDDLVRLVLDGVEISSDSSAAIAVTAAGRVQVVLADGSSNTLADTASYDDGADVNAALFSATDLVIAAESAGTGELTVHGNGNDGIASKDGLRITGGAITVDAVDDGIRGRDEVQVDAGTITVTAGGDGLKADNEEDADRGYLAIGGGDVSVDAGGDGLDAATDVVVWGGSLDVTSGGGHEASIADGASAKGLKGRVYVVVDGGSVTVDAAEDAIHTDNSAHLAEGVIEVAAGDDGVHADVALTVSGGTVDVISSYEGLEGSAISISGGRTRVAASDDGVNVSAGDLASTADALTLAITGGTLEVDADGDGIDVNGSVSMSGGTVTVQGPTANDNAALDYDGTFDITGGTLMAVGSAGMAMAPGADASQASVLVALDRSVPAGTELQVTAADGTPLGTVTTAKQAGSVTFSSPELENGQTYSVTADGARIGSAVAGEQVSTGMPGGGPGGGGAPGGGAPRGGSGTGGGQPPARP
- a CDS encoding VTC domain-containing protein, producing MTAPGAREQALASLGALAAVSLEELNARAELLTRVDRKYLLPLADLPRVLDRLPAGTLALEIDGTRAQPYESVYFDTDDLISFTLAARGRRRRFKVRTRNYLGSDLAFLEVKTRGGRAMTVKDRVAVDPDAAAALGSDGHAYTREVLDDSGIGAPADLHLGAVLTTRYRRATLLVSAAAGRPESRATVDLDLTWVDRGRGGSFPTTMTTPDRVIVETKSGTSAGEVDRALWACGHRPARISKYATGLAALRPDLPSNRWHRVLARDFADARREPGPPATWWPDQATCPATSANPTTPRTKETP
- a CDS encoding DUF4956 domain-containing protein produces the protein MDQSLLLIAVDLVAIAILVFGLYFPRHRRRDLVVAYLTVNVGVLAVALVLGQTAVGAGLGLGLFGVLSIIRLRSREIEQHEVAYYFAALALGLIGGLVGTATWLAIGLMTLVLAVLAIGDHPALFRRSRQQTVVLDQAIADERELTARLEQVLGGRVLRVRIEQLDLVDDTTTVDVRYEAPRPGTKRSDAAASITSQLGAAAGRRDLRDVAAFETASAAEVTR
- a CDS encoding transferase, which gives rise to MGISYVEFEDENGVLRRYRKHVNGRGLVATTAKVDPTAFVDPTAYVDPGAEVQRHAVIGPGGWVDRDAIVAERAEIGVRAHVGRGAVVGRNAVVGPYASIGAAARVQNGARVPREAKVAEGDEYRASTEDLRRLGLAA
- a CDS encoding LLM class flavin-dependent oxidoreductase: MPASPRLSVLDLVPVRSGQTSAEAVTASVALARAADRLGYTRYWFAEHHNMRAVASTTPPVLAAAIAARTDRIRVGSGGVMLPNHAPLVVAEQFAALEAIAPGRIDLGIGRAPGSDPVITQLLRISGPTADVDRFPDHIADIISLLDPDGATLRLTNGREYPITATPAAAGSPTVWLLGSSDYSAQLAAQLGLPYVFANHFSGEGLERALALYRDGYTPSERHPVPETFLTVNAVVAPTAAEAQERALPQLRMFARMRMNQPLRELETVEEALTAPADGLAEELIAPIRSRWVIGDADAAAARVRDLAERHGVDEVMVVPVAGAYATEAVDASPGRVQTLELLAGALHPPVE
- a CDS encoding FAD-dependent oxidoreductase codes for the protein MNTPVPAAAAPAAELSTPPSLRESLARLAARLDGRLSIPGDTGWEADRAAWNLAIDQRPAAVAVVASVADVVRVVETARDLGLAVVPQSTGHNAGPLVDRNDLADAILLRTHELRGVTVDTFARTARVEAGAQWGDVVAATAPHGLAALAGSSHDVGVVGYTLGGGFSWLARAHGLAANQVLAVELVTADGVLRRVDAEHDADLFWAVRGGGGDFGVVTALEFRVFEVAEVVAGTLFFPIERTEEVLQAWASWTQAVPVSVTSVGRVLRIPPLPDLPPFLSGQSYVVVEAAMLESVERADELLAPLRALGPVIDTVHPQPAAELLQLHMDPPGPTPGIGDGMMLRDLDAEDLAAAVRAFARAVGPDSGSALLSAEIRHLGGTVRPEAARARARALALPEPGATAGFEGGYLVYGVGIPTTVPGAVEGLIASVGRLLAQIEPWRAEVDYLNFAEHARHPERLFGDAIDRLRAIKRTVDPTGVIRSNHPVR
- a CDS encoding DUF4407 domain-containing protein; amino-acid sequence: MSRLGDTLVTLGGARPDVIGRAPGQRQRYLSMGLVLIATAVVSAAAASFALLMALTAPPWVAVGVGIAWGLVILAIDRMLVVGMPRQPRPSANVWLALPRVALALVIGVVVATPLTLQVFEREIAAETEVMALEAKQAFEEELANDPRYAEIDALAASVAAQRALISDGGRDALAADPDYAAAQAATAAAQAAYDEANRVWLAELDGTEGTGIIGDGPITQSKKLDRDGKLAALDAAKAAEADAKAQAEARISAGAAEAVAQAEQTLAADEQRLDRLTAARDVEQARYEAAAEQGDGMLARLDALWRIGERNGLLGFAHLMIALLFVCIELMPVLTKTLQNLMAPTAYDEVAQLTDDAIVASERERADERLRAARDEAAPRLDVAEYRAGLRRESGRRVAEAFVARAEEAELAAIDEWGEQRAPFIATRAVREWERDLDGAPVEPSSA
- a CDS encoding LLM class F420-dependent oxidoreductase, giving the protein MRFGMFVPQGWRHDLVGIEPAEHWAVMHGIAAHADREDSPWESIWVYDHFHTVPTPSLTEATHEAWSLVNAYAASTSRVRIGQMCTCMSYRNPAYLAKVAATADLVSGGRVEMGIGGGWYEHEWRAYGYGFPPVRERLGRLREGVEIMRQAWTTGTATLDGEYYQVDGAIFQPQPLQPGGIPFWIAGGGEQVTLRIAAKYASYTNFFGSPEEFTHKSEVLRGHCEKLGRDFSSITRSANFNTVIGSDAADVERRLAALEARVAPYLGPDVTARFIADYRGPNSLVGTPAEIVAKLSSLRERGLEYVITYQPELAYDRSGLELFEQEVVPQLR